A genomic window from Oscillospiraceae bacterium includes:
- a CDS encoding DUF86 domain-containing protein: protein MELRDRRILAKMREESRLVSKFMDGVEYNGFMQNEEKKRAVTQTLANIGELCHVLSDDVKAQYKNIPWSAIRKTRNVIAHDYESVDFTDIWHSATIDVLDLAVEIDAIERDIGVELYSDSEREANYNEILNAIKEADEAR from the coding sequence ATGGAATTGAGGGATAGACGCATACTGGCCAAGATGCGAGAAGAATCACGGCTTGTCAGCAAGTTCATGGACGGCGTTGAATATAACGGGTTCATGCAAAACGAAGAAAAAAAGCGAGCTGTGACACAGACTCTGGCCAACATCGGCGAGCTTTGCCATGTTTTGTCCGACGACGTGAAAGCGCAGTACAAAAATATCCCTTGGTCGGCAATTCGTAAGACAAGGAATGTCATTGCTCACGATTATGAATCCGTGGATTTTACAGACATTTGGCATTCCGCAACGATTGATGTACTTGACTTGGCGGTAGAAATTGACGCAATTGAGCGCGATATTGGCGTAGAGCTATATAGCGATTCGGAGCGTGAAGCCAATTATAATGAAATTTTAAACGCAATCAAGGAAGCTGATGAAGCAAGATAA
- a CDS encoding nucleotidyltransferase domain-containing protein: MKPDAIWPTALDRVLRRQLRATGDMSALSNTAALFNQGHAFLIGSIADKTHDKDMRFMLTHEDICRAVKKAASKYKIQNAYYFGSYARGTQNDESDLDLLVDFDVPSISLFTIAGLAADLEEVLHTEVDVLKLPLPKETHLRIEKMVKCYGIEG, encoded by the coding sequence ATGAAGCCGGACGCCATTTGGCCAACTGCCTTGGATCGAGTTTTAAGAAGGCAGCTCCGAGCCACAGGAGATATGAGCGCCCTCTCCAACACCGCCGCTTTGTTCAATCAGGGCCATGCCTTTTTGATAGGGAGTATTGCAGACAAAACACACGATAAGGACATGAGATTTATGCTGACACATGAAGATATATGCCGGGCTGTAAAAAAAGCAGCCTCGAAATACAAGATTCAAAACGCCTATTATTTTGGTTCCTATGCCAGAGGAACTCAAAATGATGAGAGCGATTTGGATTTGTTGGTTGACTTCGATGTACCTTCAATTTCTTTGTTCACTATAGCGGGTCTGGCGGCGGATTTAGAGGAAGTTTTGCATACAGAAGTGGACGTACTGAAGCTGCCCTTGCCGAAAGAAACGCATCTGCGCATAGAAAAGATGGTGAAATGCTATGGAATTGAGGGATAG